A region from the Cryptosporangium arvum DSM 44712 genome encodes:
- a CDS encoding protein jag, protein MTETGPTTAPAATDTVDEDTDLLVREGDIAGDYIERLLDILDFDGDIDMDVEGDRAIVAVIGEELDALIGPRGTTLDALQELTRLAVVQQTGVRSRLMLDVGGYRAKRRQELVAIAKNAVEQARSLGEPVKLNPMNPFERKVVHDAISVIDDVRSESEGEEPERRVVVHLQSA, encoded by the coding sequence ATGACGGAGACCGGTCCCACCACGGCGCCGGCGGCCACGGACACGGTGGACGAAGACACCGATCTGCTGGTTCGTGAGGGCGACATCGCGGGCGACTACATCGAGCGGCTGCTCGACATCCTCGACTTCGACGGCGACATCGACATGGACGTCGAAGGTGACCGCGCGATCGTCGCGGTGATCGGCGAGGAGCTCGACGCGCTCATCGGCCCGCGTGGCACCACCCTGGACGCGCTCCAGGAGCTGACCCGGCTGGCCGTCGTGCAGCAGACCGGCGTTCGCAGCCGGCTGATGCTCGACGTGGGCGGCTACCGCGCCAAGCGTCGTCAAGAGCTGGTCGCGATCGCGAAGAACGCAGTGGAGCAGGCTCGATCGCTGGGCGAGCCGGTGAAGCTCAACCCGATGAACCCGTTCGAGCGCAAGGTCGTGCACGACGCGATAAGCGTGATCGACGACGTCCGGAGCGAGTCCGAGGGCGAAGAGCCGGAGCGTCGCGTGGTCGTCCATCTGCAGAGCGCATGA
- a CDS encoding AAA family ATPase — protein sequence MEDGHLEIVAAPSIDDLLGVTPAERRAAEVNAGTSDSLRDLIHRVVGRAEVDYAGTVPSEGAGATLAEAPSFERGAANAASPDTAGPSAPASPESGSEQVQEIDVSDPAQSAPHSLTSGADESQRRIRAVLDDATAVPRETPPDPFDVSRETDPLAMDARVLPGDVSRETEDDDLPIAVEARRAVQVLNPGHNTLPRPRARRVMCVANQKGGVGKTTTTVNLAVALALHGNRVMVIDLDPQGNASTGLNVDHRAGVPSTYDVLVDGIPLAEATVAVDGVPNLYCVPATIDLAGAEIELVSVVARENRLRRAIDAFPADIDYIFIDCPPSLGLLTVNALVAAREVLIPIQCEYYALEGLGQLLRNVELVKAHLNNEVQITTILLTMYDGRTKLADQVASEVRGHFGETVLEAVIPRSVRVSEAPGFGQSVITYDPGSRGSTSYLQAAREIAERGARGGNL from the coding sequence GTGGAGGACGGGCATTTGGAGATCGTGGCCGCTCCTTCGATTGACGATTTGCTTGGCGTGACACCGGCGGAGCGGCGGGCTGCAGAGGTGAACGCGGGAACTAGTGATTCTTTGCGCGATCTCATCCACAGAGTTGTCGGTCGGGCCGAGGTTGATTACGCCGGGACGGTACCGTCGGAGGGTGCCGGCGCAACCCTCGCCGAAGCCCCTTCCTTCGAGCGCGGCGCGGCGAATGCAGCGTCGCCGGACACTGCTGGTCCTTCGGCGCCAGCTTCCCCCGAGTCCGGTTCTGAACAGGTCCAGGAGATCGACGTGAGCGACCCCGCTCAGTCCGCCCCTCACAGCCTCACTAGTGGAGCGGATGAGAGCCAGCGGCGAATCCGCGCTGTGCTGGACGACGCCACTGCTGTTCCACGTGAAACACCGCCCGATCCTTTCGACGTTTCACGTGAAACAGATCCTCTTGCGATGGACGCTCGAGTTCTGCCGGGCGATGTTTCACGTGAAACAGAGGATGACGACCTGCCGATCGCGGTGGAGGCCCGGCGTGCGGTCCAGGTGCTCAACCCCGGACACAACACGCTCCCCCGCCCCCGTGCTCGTCGCGTCATGTGCGTCGCGAATCAGAAGGGTGGCGTGGGTAAGACCACCACGACCGTGAACCTGGCGGTGGCGCTCGCGCTTCACGGCAACCGCGTCATGGTGATCGACCTCGACCCCCAGGGCAACGCCTCCACGGGGCTGAACGTCGACCACCGTGCGGGAGTGCCAAGCACGTACGACGTCCTCGTGGACGGGATCCCGCTCGCGGAGGCGACGGTCGCCGTCGACGGCGTCCCGAACCTCTACTGCGTGCCCGCGACGATCGACCTCGCCGGTGCCGAGATCGAGCTGGTCTCGGTCGTCGCCCGCGAGAACCGGCTCCGTCGGGCCATCGACGCCTTCCCGGCCGACATCGACTACATCTTCATCGACTGCCCGCCGTCACTCGGTCTGCTCACGGTCAACGCGCTAGTCGCCGCCCGCGAGGTGCTGATTCCGATCCAGTGCGAGTACTACGCGCTGGAGGGGCTCGGTCAGCTGCTCCGGAACGTCGAACTAGTGAAGGCGCACCTGAACAACGAAGTCCAGATCACCACCATCCTGCTGACGATGTACGACGGCCGAACGAAGCTGGCCGACCAGGTCGCCTCGGAAGTCCGGGGTCACTTCGGCGAGACGGTGCTGGAAGCGGTCATCCCCCGCAGTGTTCGTGTCTCGGAGGCGCCTGGATTCGGGCAGTCGGTGATCACCTACGATCCTGGTTCGCGCGGTTCGACGAGTTATCTTCAGGCTGCTCGGGAGATCGCGGAGCGCGGCGCTAGGGGAGGAAACCTGTGA
- a CDS encoding GNAT family N-acetyltransferase: MNPPLTDDLREHLVDMWVRVTNEGGSVGFVPPVSAAVIRPTADRSFERVRQGTDVLVCLAVPSNHEKISGSLRKNDPAKAPDTAENDLVDTRGTDSDNGASVGLSGALTGGRVVAWLLLAESESLLRRHWRTVYRVQVDPAFQGDGLGTKLMASAADHARDQLGLEALTLMTRSGTGAERFYKRCGYREVGRIPGAIRVGPNDNRDEVHFWLDL; this comes from the coding sequence GTGAACCCACCGCTGACCGATGACCTCCGCGAGCACCTCGTCGACATGTGGGTGCGAGTCACCAACGAAGGCGGCTCCGTCGGATTCGTTCCGCCGGTGTCGGCCGCCGTCATCCGCCCCACTGCCGACCGTTCCTTCGAGCGGGTGCGTCAAGGCACCGATGTTCTGGTCTGTCTGGCCGTCCCGTCGAATCATGAAAAAATCAGCGGATCACTCCGAAAAAATGACCCCGCAAAAGCGCCGGACACGGCCGAAAACGACTTGGTCGATACCCGGGGTACCGATTCCGACAATGGGGCGTCTGTGGGGCTCTCAGGGGCTCTAACGGGCGGGCGGGTTGTGGCGTGGCTGCTACTCGCCGAAAGTGAGAGTCTTCTGCGTCGGCATTGGCGGACGGTGTACCGGGTGCAAGTCGATCCGGCTTTCCAGGGCGACGGACTGGGTACCAAGTTGATGGCGTCGGCCGCCGACCACGCCCGGGATCAACTCGGGCTGGAGGCGCTCACCTTGATGACGCGCAGCGGCACCGGCGCCGAGCGATTCTACAAACGTTGCGGCTACCGCGAGGTCGGTCGCATCCCC
- a CDS encoding ParB/RepB/Spo0J family partition protein, with amino-acid sequence MKNRRGLGRGLGALIPAGPLPGEEEDGAPITAQRMPFATGASAMSAEPADQSGLAPVPGAQFREVPVDAIAPNPKQPRKGEFDEEAMEELKTSITEVGVLQPVVIREKGPGSYELIMGERRWRASKAIGRETIPAIIRYTSDEHLLRDALLENIHRSDLNPLEEAAAYQQLLAEFGVTQEELSKRIGRSRPQISNTIRLLNLPAVVQRRVAAGVLSAGHARALLSLDDHDAQERLATRIVAEGLSVRATEEIVALGGDPEPPQRDAPARRTRMRSPGLEDLAGRLSDRFDTRVKVDLGKRKGRITIEFATIDDLERIADAMGVKSQGESD; translated from the coding sequence GTGAAGAACCGACGCGGACTGGGGCGCGGCCTCGGTGCGCTGATCCCGGCGGGGCCGTTGCCGGGTGAGGAAGAGGACGGCGCGCCCATCACCGCTCAGCGGATGCCGTTCGCCACTGGCGCCTCGGCGATGAGCGCGGAGCCGGCCGATCAGTCCGGGCTCGCTCCGGTTCCCGGGGCGCAGTTCCGCGAGGTGCCGGTCGACGCGATCGCGCCCAACCCGAAGCAGCCGCGCAAGGGCGAGTTCGACGAAGAGGCAATGGAGGAGCTGAAGACCTCGATTACCGAGGTCGGCGTTCTCCAGCCGGTGGTGATTCGGGAGAAGGGGCCCGGCAGCTACGAGCTCATCATGGGTGAGCGTCGCTGGCGGGCGTCGAAGGCGATCGGTCGGGAGACCATCCCGGCGATCATTCGGTACACCAGTGACGAGCACCTTCTGCGTGATGCGCTGCTGGAGAACATTCACCGCTCCGACCTCAACCCGCTCGAAGAAGCCGCGGCGTATCAGCAGCTGCTTGCCGAGTTCGGGGTTACCCAGGAGGAGCTCAGTAAGCGCATCGGGCGCAGCCGTCCCCAGATCTCCAACACGATTCGGCTCCTGAATCTCCCGGCGGTGGTCCAGCGGCGCGTGGCTGCCGGGGTGCTCAGCGCCGGGCACGCCCGGGCGTTGCTGTCGCTGGATGACCATGACGCCCAGGAGCGGCTCGCTACTCGCATCGTTGCCGAAGGGCTCTCGGTGCGTGCCACTGAAGAGATCGTTGCGCTCGGAGGGGATCCTGAGCCGCCGCAGCGGGATGCTCCGGCTCGGAGGACGCGGATGCGGTCGCCGGGTCTCGAGGATCTGGCCGGCCGGTTGTCGGACCGGTTCGACACCCGGGTGAAGGTGGACCTGGGGAAGCGCAAGGGGCGCATCACGATCGAGTTCGCGACGATCGATGACCTCGAGCGCATTGCTGATGCGATGGGTGTGAAGTCGCAGGGCGAGTCCGACTGA
- the yidC gene encoding membrane protein insertase YidC yields MNLNWIYTGISWILLRWHDLWGGLLNMPSGPAWVLSIVFLVLTVRVVLFPVFVKQIKSQRAMQTLQPQMKELREKYKNDQQKLQQEMMELYKREKANPLMGCLPIFLQIPVFIGLFHVLRLINPNSDSAFKAMTTEYGWSAEQFRSASDASIFGAPIAAALRSTTEQLQQLDASRLAVTLVAGILIITMVATTYITQRQMIARNGVAADPTQAMVQKLMLYGIPASLLVSGAIFPIGVVIYWVTQNFFSMGQQFWVLSKMPIPKPGDPKVDPEKAAAMAPKPGIKPVNPKKGGRPATARQSSTGSSVKFDTAKARAERASAAAENADTTDQNSDSSDGAEKPPPARRPTPPRGSGRRPQDNRNRKRKGGRR; encoded by the coding sequence GTGAACTTGAACTGGATCTACACGGGTATCTCGTGGATCCTGCTGCGCTGGCACGACCTGTGGGGCGGCCTGCTCAACATGCCGTCCGGCCCCGCATGGGTGCTGTCGATCGTCTTCCTCGTGCTGACCGTCCGGGTCGTGCTCTTCCCGGTCTTCGTCAAGCAGATCAAGTCGCAGCGGGCCATGCAGACGCTGCAGCCGCAGATGAAGGAGCTGCGCGAGAAGTACAAGAACGACCAGCAGAAGCTCCAGCAGGAAATGATGGAGCTCTACAAGCGGGAGAAGGCCAACCCGCTGATGGGCTGCCTTCCGATCTTCTTGCAGATCCCCGTCTTCATCGGTCTGTTCCACGTGCTTCGGCTGATCAACCCGAACTCGGACTCGGCCTTCAAGGCGATGACCACCGAGTACGGCTGGAGCGCCGAGCAGTTCCGGAGCGCGTCCGACGCCAGCATCTTCGGCGCCCCGATCGCCGCCGCGCTGCGGTCGACCACCGAGCAGCTCCAGCAGCTGGACGCCAGCCGGCTCGCGGTCACGCTCGTCGCCGGCATCCTGATCATCACGATGGTCGCCACGACCTACATCACCCAGCGCCAGATGATCGCGCGCAACGGCGTCGCCGCCGACCCGACGCAGGCGATGGTTCAGAAGCTGATGCTCTACGGCATCCCCGCCTCGCTGCTCGTCTCCGGCGCGATCTTCCCGATCGGTGTGGTCATCTACTGGGTCACGCAGAACTTCTTCTCGATGGGTCAGCAGTTCTGGGTGCTGAGCAAGATGCCGATCCCGAAGCCCGGTGACCCGAAGGTCGACCCCGAGAAGGCGGCCGCGATGGCACCCAAGCCGGGGATCAAGCCGGTCAACCCGAAGAAGGGCGGCCGCCCCGCGACCGCGCGTCAGTCGTCCACCGGCAGCTCGGTGAAGTTCGACACCGCCAAGGCCCGCGCCGAGCGCGCGTCCGCCGCCGCGGAGAACGCCGACACCACCGACCAGAACAGCGACAGTTCCGACGGCGCGGAGAAACCACCGCCCGCGCGTCGGCCCACGCCACCACGCGGTAGCGGCCGACGCCCGCAGGACAACCGGAACCGGAAGCGTAAGGGCGGCCGGCGTTGA
- the rsmG gene encoding 16S rRNA (guanine(527)-N(7))-methyltransferase RsmG: MSETASASPAGPPAGLAAVAATVFGDRLPLAIEYATLLSTAGVERGLIGPREAPRLWDRHLLNCAVVADLFPADATVVDVGSGAGLPGLVLGIVRPDLRITLLEPLARRVAFLSEAIASLGLSRVTVRRGRAEEVVGQVSASIVTARAVAPLDRLAGWCLPLCEPEGRMLALKGSSAAEEITEHAAAVARVGGVSPRIVECGGGVVDPPTTVVEILRGGSAATGPRRSGTRGAGNGSDPSRRRRPDPAAASRRGRRGRHGP, from the coding sequence ATGAGCGAGACTGCTTCCGCGAGCCCCGCCGGTCCGCCGGCGGGGCTCGCTGCTGTTGCGGCCACGGTGTTCGGAGACCGTCTGCCGCTGGCGATCGAGTACGCCACGCTGCTGAGCACCGCCGGCGTCGAACGTGGTCTGATCGGCCCGCGCGAGGCTCCGCGTCTCTGGGATCGGCACCTGCTCAACTGCGCGGTCGTCGCCGACCTGTTCCCGGCGGACGCCACGGTCGTCGACGTCGGAAGCGGTGCCGGGTTGCCTGGTCTCGTTCTCGGCATCGTCCGGCCGGACCTGCGGATCACGTTGCTGGAGCCGCTCGCCCGCCGGGTCGCGTTCCTCTCGGAGGCCATCGCGTCGCTCGGGCTGTCGAGGGTGACCGTGCGTCGGGGCCGCGCCGAAGAGGTCGTCGGCCAGGTGTCGGCGTCGATCGTGACCGCGCGGGCGGTGGCTCCGCTGGACCGTTTGGCCGGCTGGTGCCTGCCGCTCTGCGAGCCCGAAGGGCGCATGCTCGCACTGAAAGGTTCGTCCGCGGCGGAGGAGATCACTGAACACGCCGCAGCGGTAGCGAGGGTCGGAGGCGTCTCCCCTCGTATCGTCGAGTGCGGAGGCGGCGTCGTCGACCCCCCGACGACCGTGGTCGAGATTCTCCGTGGTGGCTCAGCAGCCACCGGCCCCCGGCGTTCCGGTACCCGAGGTGCCGGCAACGGCAGTGATCCGTCCCGTCGGCGGCGGCCGGATCCGGCCGCGGCGAGCCGCCGCGGACGGAGAGGACGTCACGGCCCATGA
- the yidD gene encoding membrane protein insertion efficiency factor YidD, translating into MLIAPIEAYRRWISPALPPRCRFHPSCSAYALEALRTHGPVAGILLAGWRIMRCHPFHPGGYDPVPSARPRWAVRLRRARNRRPSGAAR; encoded by the coding sequence GTGCTCATCGCACCGATCGAGGCCTATCGCCGGTGGATCAGTCCGGCACTGCCGCCTCGCTGTCGTTTCCACCCCAGCTGCAGCGCCTACGCGCTGGAGGCGCTGCGGACTCACGGTCCGGTAGCGGGGATCCTGTTGGCCGGCTGGCGCATCATGCGCTGCCACCCGTTCCACCCCGGCGGGTACGACCCCGTCCCCTCGGCGCGGCCCCGCTGGGCCGTCCGCCTCCGTCGTGCTCGCAACCGCCGTCCGTCTGGAGCTGCTCGGTGA